A region of Moorena producens PAL-8-15-08-1 DNA encodes the following proteins:
- a CDS encoding DNA cytosine methyltransferase: protein MNDSKNAIDIFAGAGGLSLGFHMAGWQITTAIEIDKSAVSTYRENFPSANVIRSDVRALDFTQFQGIDLVVGSPPCQPFSVLNQDPNKQLSEANNKDLVPEFIRAVREIRPKAFLMETMRGLQSSKNFNYYQWIIQQFQALDYSVYVELLEAASYGIPQYRERLFLVGLATKTDFTFPLKTHGLGTSNSYISSGSALTDVPDYEPNSTNVSYANKPVIRPTPWTGTLVKGGGKPINFDAPSPTITATMGGYRTHIIDPEGVLLVYHRHLMNGGKPRSGTIEGVRRLTVRESARLQSFPDHFVFKGSKTSRYRQVGNAVPPRLAKAVGEAIHQAIFPSEVSTTKDFQSYFDQLCDTLHLRL, encoded by the coding sequence ATGAATGATTCCAAAAACGCCATCGATATATTTGCAGGGGCAGGTGGCCTTTCTCTAGGTTTCCATATGGCTGGGTGGCAGATCACCACAGCAATAGAAATTGATAAATCTGCTGTTTCCACTTATCGAGAAAACTTTCCTAGCGCTAATGTTATTCGCTCCGATGTTAGAGCCTTAGACTTTACTCAATTTCAAGGTATTGACCTAGTAGTAGGGTCACCACCTTGTCAACCTTTCTCTGTCCTAAACCAAGACCCAAATAAACAGTTATCCGAAGCCAACAATAAAGATTTAGTTCCAGAATTCATTCGAGCAGTCAGGGAGATTCGACCCAAGGCATTTTTAATGGAAACTATGCGTGGGTTGCAAAGCTCTAAAAATTTTAACTATTATCAATGGATTATTCAGCAGTTTCAAGCTCTGGATTATTCAGTTTATGTAGAGCTTTTAGAAGCAGCATCCTATGGAATTCCTCAGTATCGTGAACGTCTATTTTTGGTCGGTTTAGCCACAAAAACCGATTTTACGTTTCCCCTAAAAACCCATGGTTTAGGGACATCTAATTCCTATATTTCATCAGGTTCAGCCTTAACTGATGTTCCCGACTATGAGCCGAATAGCACTAACGTTTCCTATGCCAATAAACCCGTGATTCGTCCTACCCCTTGGACAGGAACCCTAGTCAAGGGTGGGGGAAAACCCATCAATTTCGATGCACCAAGTCCTACCATTACCGCTACTATGGGAGGTTACCGAACCCACATTATTGACCCTGAAGGTGTTTTACTGGTGTATCATCGTCATTTAATGAATGGGGGAAAACCCAGATCAGGAACAATTGAAGGGGTAAGACGGCTGACGGTAAGGGAATCAGCTAGACTCCAATCCTTTCCTGATCATTTTGTATTCAAAGGTTCTAAAACATCACGATACAGACAGGTTGGTAATGCTGTACCACCACGGTTAGCCAAAGCAGTTGGAGAAGCAATCCATCAAGCCATCTTCCCCTCTGAGGTATCAACGACAAAAGACTTTCAATCCTATTTTGATCAGCTTTGCGACACATTGCACCTGCGGCTGTAG